One Plasmodium vinckei vinckei genome assembly, chromosome: PVVCY_09 genomic region harbors:
- a CDS encoding 40S ribosomal protein S18, putative, which yields MSLQVIDQNDFHHILRVLNTNVDGKEKVTIALTAIKGIGKRIANVICKQANVDPTKRAGELTTEEINNIVHIMSSPSQFKIPDWFLNRRRDIKDGKNLHVIANQLDSYLREDLERMKKIRLHRGLRHHWGLRVRGQHTKTTGRRGRTVGVAKKKGA from the exons atgtCATTACAAGTAATTGATCAAAACGATTTTCACCATATATTAAGAGttttaaatacaaatgTTGATGGAAAGGAAAAAGTAACAATAGCATTGACTGCTATTAAAGGTATTGGAAAAAGAATTGCCAATGTCATTTGCAAACAAGCAAATGTTGATCCAACAAAAAGAGCTGGAGAATTAACAACTGAGGaaattaataat ATTGTTCATATAATGAGCTCCCCATCTCAATTTAAAATCCCAGATTGGTTTTTAAACAGAAGAAGAGATATTAAGGATGGAAAGAATTTACATGTTATAGCTAACCAACTTGATTCTTACTTACGTGAAGATTTAGaaagaatgaaaaaaattcgaTTACATAGAGGTTTACGTCACCATTGGGGATTAAGAGTTCGTGGTCAACACACCAAAACTACAGGAAGAAGAGGAAGAACTGTTGGTGTTGCTAAGAAGAAAGGagcataa
- a CDS encoding autophagy-related protein 7, putative: MDLNKREACSEELENGQNCDEEKEQILKHCYNEFKIDISFFLKLHEQKINIYKLKSDYVNLISETYIKKIKVEYKYKDINNLDIIEFYYPYRNTSYVEINKSSFDIDKMCVMPQENEQEENIKKTNNYNKKYQGILLNFNTLEEFLNANKIKHVETSMNDIKMYIACENKKKTCIYDNSFWEYKEGELNLFEKINKYLILSYFDLKKCICYYSIANPVIKPVENFKELTPSKRLHIYIDTEYAYLNNDKNEINVIDTIYLSHKLDNCFNNNKLFVKSRIFLLLRCKIPKNDDEKSETYYDEFMENAHEVLSNTPSEEDNEFYKINSFKNLYEYIFYDNTNKDNSLNDDQQNKHISHYNILRKNLNLVVLPISCLNELKEDINISKNKILKNIKKELFDIYICMIDPNYVCNSLNWDARNLLYFLTIKYELYNFYIDLLAFRDIGMFDDNIICSFNSKKKLIFKCPIFSKELQTSTNNTQTLFTDIPNILGINYDLLGTLNCSERSKIFNLGLVSKCNYSTNNLNKSGDTNLGEGQNRLIKFFLNSSMFNIKIVGFSDFFKTTQYDKDRKSDSFQNYKDRKSDHFQSGEMRKDMNLLKYEIIGGWKKYVEKKNNKIKESIIYIINLNNFLNKNTIQRISLELNIKLIRWRILKNFKFEKIHDLKILIIGLGTLGCSVARTCVAWGIKNFTFIDNSRVSYSNVSRQCLFTLDDAESCSNMGEYKSVAAKNNLLKISPDLNITSKIMDIPMPGHLNYLKNENLYKTIEELDNLIDNHDAVFLLTDSKESRYFPSLLIAEKHYNCLKKYKKLTTDCDSNINDICKLDGDNITYSNYMCILNEGIENDRSKNGGNKHVSNEQSFNKKNEFIDHRNTFYSNILSRINQINKMPPLGISVALGFDSFQVIRHPYLYFKAACYFCNDMNSPTDSISYRTLDEKCTVTRPGISSISSSIATELLISLTQHPLQFSAPHIESDQYICFDLKGDDLKNKNVETSNSFVSCLGATPHIITFNLSNLSMRKLYSDAFDKCVCCSEYVILKYQENKPEFVKKVIIESLMLEEITNMGMLKQADEGEVIILD, from the exons ATGGATTTAAATAAGCGTGAAGCATGTTCAGAAGAATTGGAAAATGGGCAAAACTGCGATGAGGAAAAGGAACAAATACTAAAACACTGTTACAACGAATTTAAGATagatatatctttttttttaaagttaCATGaacagaaaataaatatttataaattaaaaagtgattatgttaatttaatttcagaaacatatataaaaaaaataaaagtagaatataaatacaaagacataaataatttagatataattgaattttattatccATATAGAAATACTAGTTATGtagaaattaataaaagttCGTTTGATATTGATAAAATGTGTGTAATGCCCCAAGAAAATGAACAAgaggaaaatattaaaaaaacaaataactataataaaaaatatcaaggaatacttttaaattttaatacattAGAAGAATTCTTAaatgcaaataaaataaaacatgtTGAAACCTCAAtgaatgatataaaaatgtatatagcatgtgaaaataaaaaaaagacatgtatatatgataattctttttgggaatataaagaaggtgaattaaatttgtttgaaaaaataaacaaatatttaatattaagttattttgatttaaaaaaatgtatatgttATTATAGTATAGCAAATCCAGTAATCAAGCCAgtagaaaattttaaagaacTAACACCATCAAAAAggttgcatatatatatagacacagaatatgcatatttaaataatgacaAAAACGAAATTAATGTTATAGacacaatatatttatctcaCAAACTTGATAActgttttaataataataaattgtttGTAAAGTcaagaatatttttattacttcgATGTAAAATTCCCAAAAATGACGATGAAAAAAGTGAGACTTATTATGATGAGTTCATGGAAAATGCTCATGAAGTTTTGTCAAATACCCCAAGTGAAGAAGACAacgaattttataaaataaacagttttaaaaatttatatgaatatattttttatgacaaTACCAACAAAGACAATAGTTTAAATGATGACcaacaaaataaacatatttcacattataatatattaaggaaaaatttgaatttaGTGGTTTTACCAATTAGCTGTTTGAACGAATTAAAagaagatataaatatttcaaaaaataaaattttaaaaaatataaaaaaagaactttttgatatatatatatgtatgatTGATCCTAATTATGTATGTAATTCATTAAATTGGGATGCTcgaaatttattatattttttaacaataaaatatgaattatataatttttatattgacTTATTAGCATTTAGAGATATAGGAATGTttgatgataatataatttgctcctttaattcaaaaaaaaagttaatttttaaatgccctatattttcaaaagaaCTTCAAACTAGTACTAATAATACTCAAACTTTATTCACAGATATTCCAAACATTTTAGGAATAAATTATGATTTATTAGGCACACTAAATTGTTCAGAAAgaagtaaaatatttaatttgggGTTAGTAAGCAAGTGTAATTATTCCACTAACAACCTTAACAAGTCAGGTGATACAAATTTGGGTGAAGGACAAAATAGGCTGATTAAATTCTTTTTAAACTCATCAatgtttaatataaaaattgttggATTTTCCGATTTTTTTAAGACAACCCAATATGATAAAGATAGAAAAAGTGACagttttcaaaattataaagataGAAAAAGTGACCATTTTCAAAGTGGTGAAATGCGTAAAGATATGAaccttttaaaatatgaaataataggaggatggaaaaaatatgtagaaaaaaaaaataacaaaataaaagaaagtataatatatattataaatttaaataattttttaaataaaaatacaatacaAAGAATATCACttgaattaaatataaaattaataagatggcgaattttaaaaaattttaaatttgaaaaaatacatgatttaaagatattaataattggGTTAGGTACATTAGGTTGTTCTGTTGCTAGAACATGTGTAGCATggggaataaaaaattttacttttattgATAATTCACGTGTTTCTTATTCTAATGTTAGTAGGCAATGTTTATTTACTTTAGATGATGCTGAGTCTTGTAGTAATATGGGAGAATATAAAAGTGTAGCTGCtaaaaacaatttattaaaaatatcacctgatttaaatattactaGTAAAATAATGGATATACCTATGCCTGgtcatttaaattatttaaaaaatgaaaacctttataaaacaatagAAGAATTAGACAATTTGATTGATAATCATGATGCCGTATTTTTACTAACAGACTCAAAGGAATCACGATATTTCCCATCCCTATTAATAGCTGAAAAGCATTATAACtgtttaaaaaagtataaaaaattaacgaCCGATTGTGATagtaatattaatgatatatGCAAACTGGATGGAGATAACATAACATATAGCaattatatgtgtatacTGAATGAGGGAATAGAAAATGATAGAAGTAAAAATGGTGGCAATAAACACGTTAGCAATGAACAaagttttaataaaaaaaatgaattcaTTGATCATCGAAACACATTTTatagtaatattttatcaagAATAAATcagataaataaaatgccACCTTTAGGTATATCAGTAGCATTAGGGTTTGATTCATTTCAAGTTATAAGACatccatatttatattttaaagctgcttgttatttttgtaatgaTATGAATTCACCAACCGATTCAATAAGTTATAGAACATTAGATGAAAAATGTACAGTCACTAGACCTGGTATTAGCTCAATAAGTAGTAGTATAGCAACAGAACTATTAATATCTTTAACACAACATCCATTACAATTTTCTGCTCCTCATATTGAGAGTGATCAGTACATTTGTTTTGATTTAAAAGGagatgatttaaaaaataagaatgtAGAAACATCAAACTCATTTGTTTCATGTTTAGGAGCTACCCCACATATTATCACTTTTAACTTATCAAACTTATCAATGCGAAAACTTTATTCCGATGCCTTCGATAAATGCGTTTGTTGCTCGGAGTACGTTATCTTAAAATATCAGGAAAACAAACCCGAGTTTGTCAAAAAG GTGATTATCGAAAGTCTCATGCTCGAGGAGATAACCAACATGGGAATGCTCAAGCAAGCCGATGAAGGGGAGGTGATAATTTTGGATTAG
- a CDS encoding DnaJ protein, putative encodes MVINQGTRKCQNNEILTSNKKNNNEICSCKINLYDNIIDLTKVESSNEKNTILEKKKKDYIKPDNDNSVEIKNVPISKKNQTGLTKKTNKTNNNARNTCDGTCHTSNVSYVMKRTINRIKNVSNNHQNILKNNGFKTKFFNKIYNAEEVYKMNLDYDSSLSNIQKKENEKTKMLYFKYYKCLFCVDEKDIEHFCFKKFDNDLSTNYCKPCKKFLKLIISHGMKYKGKLINLNFINPEIQNITFTYKCNKHHMFHISLFHIAHNLWCPNDYCLFECRNKSVKNYSSEFFRLKELDTMEKQKNIFLQAKIYCLFNSHGAIPDTKKNEQSSYSGDVDRIIRNANNPWEVLQISKYFQNSTSTKEEIKKIAKKNYYSLALKVHPDKNKNNNAPLAMNILTNSMKTIMSI; translated from the exons ATGGTTATAAATCAGGGAACTAGAAAATGTCAAAACAATGAAATACTAACtagcaataaaaaaaataataatgaaatatgctcatgtaaaataaatttatacgATAATATAATTGACTTAACAAAGGTTGAAAGTTccaatgaaaaaaatactattttggaaaaaaaaaaaaaagactaCATAAAACCAGATAATGATAATTCAGTAGAAATTAAAAACGTAccaatatcaaaaaaaaaccaaacaggattaacaaaaaaaacaaataaaactaACAACAATGCTAGAAATACATGTGATGGTACTTGTCACACATCCAATGTTAGTTACGTTATGAAAAGGACAATaaatagaataaaaaatgtctCAAACAATCATcaaaacatattaaaaaataatggatttaaaacaaaattttttaataaaatatataatgcagaagaagtatataaaatgaatttagATTATGATAGTAGTCTATctaatatacaaaaaaaagaaaatgaaaaaacgaaaatgttatattttaaatattataaatgctTATTTTGTGTAGATGAAAAAGATATTGAACATTtctgttttaaaaaatttgataatGATTTGTCAACTAACTATTGTAAACcttgtaaaaaatttttaaaattaatcaTATCCCATGGAATGAAATATAAAggaaaattaattaatctaaattttatcaatcctgaaatacaaaatattacatttacatataaatgCAATAAACACCATATGTTCCATATATCCTTATTTCATATTGCTCATAATTTATGGTGTCCCAACGattattgtttatttgAGTGCCGAAATAAAAGTGTTAAGAATTATTCATCAGAGTTTTTTCGTTTAAAAGAATTGGATACTAtggaaaaacaaaaaaatatattcttacAAGCCAAGATATATTGCTTATTTAATTCTCATGGGG CTATTCCagacacaaaaaaaaatgaacaatCTAGCTATTCTGGTGACG TTGACAGAATTATAAGAAATGCCAACAATCCCTGGGAAGTCCTACAA ATAAGCAAATATTTCCAAAATTCTACGTCCACAAAAGAAgagattaaaaaaatagcaaaaaaaaattattatagttTAGCTTTGAAAGTCCATCcagacaaaaataaaaataataat GCCCCATTGGCAATGAACATTTTAACGAATTCCATGAAGACAATTATGTCTATATAA